TGGAACTCTGCCCAAGGCGATGGAGCAACGCCGTGCCCTTCCCGGCGATCACGATCTCTCGCACCCAGCGATCGGCGAAGATTGTGCTGGTCGGAGGGTCGCCTTCGCGCCGATTGGCGTAGGCTATCAGCGACAGGTCGACGCCGCCGTGGCTGAAAAGCCGCACGATGGTAAGGCCGTCGTGACAACTATGCGAACAGGGCACCAGGCCGAGCGGTTCATCGCGCAACCCGTCCACGAAGCTCGCCAGAAAGCCTTCTACAAAACCCGACGCAGTCTCGTATTCTCCCAGCAAGCGGCGCAGATGCGGGAGCTGTTCCATCGCTTCGCCCGAGGCCAGGCGCCCGATCTCTGCCTCGATCAGTGGCGAGAGTTCCCCAGCTAGCCATTGAGCGCGGGCGGATTCCATCCGCTGTGCGCCGCGGTGCTGCAAGGTTCGATCACCCCGCAGCGCCACTATCTTCTCATCGACCTTCATTCTCGGCAATTCTCAAGGAGCCGGACGGGTCACTTCATAGACATAGACCATGATCGCGACGACCGTGTCATCGACCCCGGCGCTGGCGGCCTTGAGGCTGCCGAAAAGAGCAGTGGTGGTCTCGAGCGCGGGAAGCGAGGCAAGCTCGATCATGGGTAGGTCCATCTATTCGTCTCCGTGTGATCATGCGCCGCCCGGTTGCGACGCCGCGGCAACGGATGGCCTCCGGAGGCCTCCAGCAAAAATTAAATCATTGTAATAAAGTGCGGCCCTTTGCAGAGGGTCCCCATGGCTCAAGAGCTCCCTCCTTTCGATCCCGCCGTATCGTCGAGTTTCTTCTTCCAGCACGGCCACCCCGGCTGGCTCGGCATGCGCTATCACGCCCATGGCAATGACTGGGTCGAGCTCGAACTTCCCTGGCGCGAGGACCTGCTGGGGGAAGAAGAACGGCATGTGCTCGCCTCGGGCCCGATCATCAGCCTGCTCGACATGGCTTCGGGGATGAGTATCTGGACCGCGACGAAGAAATTCGTTCCGGTCGCGACGCTCGATCTGCGCGTCGACTACCAGCGCGCCGCGCGCGAACGCAGCAGCGTTTTCGGCAAGGCCGAATGCTACCGCACCACCCGCTCCGCCGCCTTCGTGAGGGGTATCGCGCACGATGGCGATCCCGCCGATCCGGTCGCCACCATGGCGGCGGTATTCATGACCATCACGAGGGATCCGCGGAATGTCTGACAATAACTCCGCTCTCACGCCCTACGCCCAATCCCTCGGCATCGCCATTCACGGGGATGAGGATGGCACCCCCGTGCTGACGGTCGATTTCAGCGCGCAGATCGAAGGGCGGCCGGGCGCTTTCCACGGCGGCGCGACCAGCGGGCTGCTGGAGACGGCAGGCTATGCCGTGTTGCGCAAGACGCTTGACCGCGAAGGTCGCAACCCGCAGCTCAAGCCAATCAACATCACGGTCCAGTTCCTGAGTACGGGAAAGCAGAAGACGACCTATGCCAAGGGCCGCATCACGCGCCTGGGGCGCCGCAATGCCAATGTCTCGGTCGAGGCATGGCAGGACGACCGCGACCGGCCGATTGCAACCGCCATCATGAATATCCTGATGGCCGACCGCGAAGGCTAGCGGTTAGCCTCCTCCAGCTGCTGCTCGAGCTCGCGGGCGGCCTCTTCCAGATCGCGCGCGCGCTGGCGCTCGGCCTCCTGCTGGTCGGCGGTTCGCTCGCGTTCGGCCGCGCGCCGCTCAATAATCCGCTCAAGCCGCTCGGGATCGATGCGAATGCCATTATCGTCGAGCACGATATCGAGCGGGATTCCCCCGTCCTCGCCCGAAATGACCACCTGTCCGTTGCGAATGTCGAGGCCGAATGGGATGTCTTCCAGTTCCGGCACATCGAGCGGCTGGATCGGGCCTTCCGGATCGGGCCGCGCATCCGGTAGCGGACCGTCCGCGCCCGTCAGCGCCGCGCGCATGAAATCGCGCCAGATACGGGCCGGCAAGCCGCCACCGCTGATGCCCTTTAGCGGCGAATTGTCGTCATTGCCGATCCACACGCCGACCACCAGATCGCCCGCATAGCCGACGAACAGCGCGTCGCGATTGTCCTGCGTCGTCCCGGTCTTGCCGAAGTTGGGTACGGAGAGGGTTGCCGCCCGACCCGTGCCGCGATTGATCGCAGCGCGCAGCAACTCCTCCATGTTCTTGTGCTTGCGCGACGACAGCGATTTCTCGCCGCTGGTCAGCCATTCGAACCAATCCTGCTCATCCTTGGGGAAGGCATGCGGTTCAACCGGGAAAGCATTGCCGGCGACGCCTGCGTAGGCGGCTGTAAGCTCCAGCAAGGTCATGGTCGAGGTCCCAAGCGCCAGGCTCGGGTCGCCTGCGGGAAGCGGCGAAGTCACGCCCAGGTCGCGCGCGGTATCGATCACCGCGTCGCCACCGATCTGGTAATAGAGCCGGAGCGCGGCGACATTGCTCGACCGGGCAAACGCATCCTCAAGCGTGATCGACTGCGAATACTGCCCCCTCGCATTCTTGGGGCGATAGCCTCCCTCGGTGATCTCGGTATTCTCAATCAGATCGTCCGGCTCCATCCCGGCGCGGATCGCCGCGAGATAGGTGAACAGCTTGAAGGTAGAGCCCGGCTGACGTTTCGCCTGGGTCGCGCGGTTGAACGGCGACTGGCCGTAATCCTTGCCGCCCACCATGGCCACGACCTCGCCATTCGGCCGCATGGCGACCAGGGCGACCTGCGCTTCGCCCAGCGGCGCGCGCGCGATCACCCGGCTAGCGATTCTCTGCAGGCGCGCGTCGAGCGTCGTGGTCACGGTCTGCTTAGAATAGCCGCGCTCCATCTGCTGTCGCACGATCGGCAAGGCCCAGTCGGCGAAATAGGTCCCGGTCGGCACAGTATTGCGGGCACGGACATCGAGCCGCGGCGTCGGCAGGCGCGCAGCCTCGGCCTCGGTCAAATAACCGGCATCGACCATTGCGCCGACGACCAGCTTCATCCGCTGCTCGGCAAGATCGAAGTTCTTGGTCGGGGCGAGCCGCGAAGGCGCCTTTAGCAAACCCGCCAGCATCGCCGCCTGCTCGGGCTTGAGCTTTTCGGGCTGGCGATAGAAGTAATGCAGGCTGGCTGCGCGGAGGCCATACTGATTGTCACCGAAATAGGCGTTCGAGAGATAGCGCTCCAAGATCTCGTCCTTGGTCAGCCAAGCCTCGAGCCAGAAAGCGATCAGCATTTCGCGCCCCTTGCGCGTCAGCGTCTGTTCGCTGGTCAGGAAGGTGAATTTGGCGAGCTGCTGCGTGATGGTGCTGCCGCCCTGCCGTGAGCCACCGAATACATTGGCGAACAGCGCCCGTGCCATGCCGCGCGGATCGACGCCCCAGTGATCGTAGAAGCGGCGATCCTCGATCGCGAGAAACGCCTCGACGACGTGATCGGGCAGCCTTTCGACCTCGACCGGTTCCTCGACGATGGCGCCGCTGCGCGCGATGGGCGTGCCGTCGCTGGCGAGCAGCGTGACCTGCGGCGAGGCGATCGGTTGCAGCGATTTCGACAGCGGGGCGGTGAGCGCCAGCCACGCGACAATGAGAATGAAAAGTGCGATCAATCCGGCAACGATACGGACCGCCCACCAGCGCTTGCGCTGACCGCGCCAATAGGCGGGGCGCCAGAACGGCAACCGGCGGCGTTCCTCAGCCTCGAATTGCTGGTCGATATTGCCGAGCCGCGCATCCCATTCGGCAAAGCGGGAACGCGCGCTGGACGCAGGGAAATCGTCGTCGCGATCATCGTCCCACGCATTCCCATAGGGTTCCTGCAACGAGTAGAACCCGCCCTCGCCGCCGCCCGCGTCGAAGCGGTCCGTCCGGTTGCGACGGCGTGAAGGTTTGAGCCAGGCGAACATCGTTGCTGTGTTATCCTATTAACACAGTAATGGCGAGAAATTTCTCAGGCCTGAACGGCGCGCGCCGCGGACCTAGGAAAGCTTCTTGGCCGATCCGGAAGGCAGGTCTTCGCCGAAAACCCGCTGGTAATATTCGCTGACCAGGACGCGCTCGGCCTCGTCGCATTTGTTGAGGAAGCTGAGGCGGAAAGCGAAACCGATCGACTTGAAGATCTCGGCATTCTGCGCCCAGGTCATCACGGTACGTGGGCTCATCACGGTCGAGATATCACCGTTCATGAAACCCTGTCGCGTCAGGTCGGCGACCTGCACCATCTTGGCAATGGTCGCATTGTCGGTCTCGGGGCTCTTCGACTTGACGATTTCCTGTTCGACCTCGGCCTCGAGGTAGTTGAGCGCGACCACGATGCTCCAGCGGTCCATCTGTGCCTGGTTGATCGCCTGCGTGCCGTGATAGAGCCCGCTAGTGTCACCCAGACCGACCGTGTTGGAGGTCGCGAACAGGCGGAAAAACTTGTTCGGCGTGATCACCTTGTTCTGGTCGAGCAGCGTCAGCGCGCCCTGCGCTTCGAGCACGCGCTGGATAACGAACATAACGTCCGGACGGCCGGCATCGTATTCGTCGAAGGTCAGCGCGACCGGATGCTGCAGCGCCCACGGCAGGATGCCTTCCTTGAACTCGGTCACCTGCAAACCGTCGCGCAGCACGATGGCATCGCGCCCGACCAGGTCGATACGGCTGATATGCGCATCGAGGTTGACGCGCACGCTGGGCCATTTGAGGCGCGCAGCGACCTGCTCGATATGGGTCGACTTGCCCGTCCCGTGATAGCCCTGCACCATCACCCGGCGGTTGTGCGCGAACCCGGCGAGGATCGCCAGCGTGGTATCGGGATCGAAGACGTAACCCTCGTCCAGGTCGGGCACGCGCTCGTCCTTCAAGCTGAAGGCGGGTACCTGCCAATCGACATCGATGCCAAACGTATCGCGGACGTCGATCGTCGTATCGGGTTCCGGGAACAGCGTATTCGCCGTTCCATCGTAGTCACTTTGCATCAGGTTCTGCATATCGCCAGAACGCCTATACGCCTGCGGCGGGTGCTGCAAGCAAGGAGCGCTTGCTTAGTTGCAAGCTGGCACATTTTTCACCGAGCTTTACGGACCCGGAACCCTGACATGGCTCAGATGGCCGGATTTCATCCAAACCCGGGCGCCATCGGGGCCGGCCAGAAACGGCGCCGCCTGATCACGCGGAATGCGAATCCAGTCATGGCGAGTGAAGGCCTGTCCCTCCCACTCGACCACCCCTTCGAGGATCAGGAGTTCGACACCGCCGGGATCGACCAGCCCTCTCTGCGCCCCCGCAGCCCAGAGTTCGAGGCGTACGGTTTCATTTGGTCCGTCGAACAGGGTCGCGGCGCTGACACCGTCGACCCCTGTCACGGCTTTCAATCCTTGCCGGTTCAGATCGATGGCGAACTGCTCCTGGTCGCGCTCATCGAACTGCCACAGCTTCACGAAGATCGTGCAACCCTCGTCAGACCGGGGAATGTGACGCGTGCCGATGGGGTTTCGAACATAGGTTCCTGCCGGATAGTCGCCATGCTCGTCCTGGAAGGTGCCTTCGAGCACGATGAATTCCTCGCCGCCGCTGTGCGTGTGTTCGGCGAAATGGCTGCCGGGCGCATAGCGAACGATGCTAGTGGCGCGGGCAACTTCATCGCCGATCCGATCGAGCATCTTGCGCTCCACCCCCGGCATCGGTGACGCGATCCAGTCCATCGCAGCGGTGCGTTCGGCCACGGGAGCGTCGAAATCTGCATTAACTCGCATCAGGTCCTCGAAAGCGGTTCATGGCTAATACCTACCACTAGGTAGGTGACAGATAGCGCTTGCGCAAACCATGTCAACCTACTAGAAGGTAGAGCAATGGGCACACAAGATAAGCTCTTGAATCTTGGTGAGGCGCTGATCCGCGAGCGTGGCTTTGGCGGTTTCAGCTACGCCGATCTTGCGACCGCTGCCGGAATCAGAAAGGCCAGCGTCCATCACCACTTTCCGGCCAAGGCCGACTTCGGTCTCGCCGTGCTCGACCGCTATTCGGACCGGCTGGCAATCACCTTGGGGGATATCCTGGCGACTAGCCGCAACGGTGCGCAGGCATTGACCGCGGCCATCAAGCTGTACCGCGACGCGCTCGACGGCGGCGAACGCATGTGCCTGTGCGCGGCATTGGCGGCTGACGGCAGCGTGCTGACCGAAGAGATGCGCGCCATGCTGCACCGCTCGAACCGCATGACCTGCGACTGGATCGAGCAAGTCTTGGTCTCCGGGCGGCGCGATCGTTCGATTGCGGTCGCTGGCGACCCTGCCGAAGAAGCCGTCTCTATCCTCGCCCAACTCCAGGGTGCGCAACTCGTCGCCAAGGCGGCGGGCGACCCGATCGTTTTCGACAAGGCCGTCTCGACGCTGGCGGCACGGCTCCATCGCCACTGAACAGCCCACTGGCAAGCGGAGCCTTGCGCCCCTAGATTGCGCGCATGGCTGATCCCATCGAAACGCTGCGCCTCAAATTGGTCGAGCAGGTGCGCGGCGTGTTCAACGATGTCGAAAGCGGCCAAAAGCCGGTCCCCCCTTCCGACGAAGCGCTGTTCGAACGAAACACGCCAGTCCGCATGGTCCATGCCGATATCGTCGCGATGATGGTCGGCGGCATTCGCGGATTGCTGCTGCAGATGCTCCACCCCCATGCGCTGCAAGGCGTGCTCGATCATTCGAACTTCCGCAGTGACATGCACGGGCGGCTGCGTCGCACTGCGCGATTCATCGCCGTGACGACTTTCGGGCACCGCGACGATGCGCGCGCTGCGATCGAGCGCGTCAACCGCATCCACGCCAAGGTCGGCGGCACCTTGCCCGATGGCACCTCCTATTCCGCCACCGATCCGCGCACGTTGGCTTTCGTCCATGTCGCCGAGGCGACCAGCTTCCTCGCCGCCTATTTGCGCCACGTCCGGCCCGACATGCCCGGGTACGAGCAGGACGAGTATTATCGCCAGTTCGCGCTGGTTGCCCGCGTACTTGGGGCCGATCCGGTGCCCGAGAGCCGCAACGAAGCCGAAGCACTGTTTCGCGAATTGCGCACTGAGTTGCGCACCTCGCCCGAAGCGCGCGAGGTCGCACAATTGGTGCTGACCCAGCGGCCGGAGGGCGCGCCGCCCGCAGTCCAGGCCATGCTCGGGGCGGAGGCGGTTGCAATCCTTCCATCATTTGCCCGCTCGATGCTCGGCCTGTCGCGTCCCGGCCTTGCTGCCCTGCCAGCCCGCGCCGCTACCTGGGGCATGGGCAAGACATTGCGCTGGGCATTCCGCCAATAGTCAGCCGAGCTTTTCCGGCAGTTCGAAGATGTCCGCGAAGCGCAAGGCCAGCTTGCGATCGCCGCGGATGGTCAGCCTTGCCTCGCGCTCCAGCTCTTCGACCGGCACATTTGCATAGAACAAACCTGCTAGCACGGGTGCGGTCGGAACTTCGAACACGGCCTGCGCTTCATCGAGATCATCCCGCCGGATCGGGAGCGCGCCATCCTTCATTCGGGCGAGGAACGTCTCTCCGCCAATGTCAAATCCGATGCGCGCCTCTATCCCCTTGGCCTTCTCCGGATCGAACATGGTCCGCAGCGACAGCATGAAGGACACCGGCGACAGCGGCAGCAGAGGATCGTGGCCCGGCGACATGGCAGCCCAGCGGCCCAGTTCCTGCAGGACTGGCTCGGCGCGATAGCCCCATTCGGTAAGCTCATAGGCCTGGACCGGCACGGGCGAAACGAACCGACGCCGCACCAGCATGCCTGCCTCTTCGAACATGGTCAGCCGCTCGGTCAGCGTCTTGGCGCTTATTCCGGGCAGGCTGGCGCGGAGGTCGGAAAATCGCCTCGGTCCGAGCATAAGCTCGCGCACGACCAGCATGCTCCAGCGCTCGCCCAGCAATTCGAGCCCGAAAGCGGTGCCACAGGCATCGTTGTACCAGCGACCGTGAAGCTTGGTTTCTTTTTGTAACTTCATTGTTGCATTAAGTAATCAAGAAGCGCATCTTTCGCAAGTTCCGAGTCGCGCGCCCCTCAACTCACTGGGAGAATAGCCATGTATATAGATGGTTTCGTGATCGCAGTTCCCACCGCCAACCGGCAGAAGTTCATCGACCATGCGAAGACGGCTGACAGCGTCTTCATCGATTTCGGCGCGACCCGCGTGCTCGAATGCTGGGGTGACGACGTACCCGAAGGTACGCAAACCGATTTCCGCAAGGCGGTGCAGGCCAAGAACGATGAGACGGTTGTGTTCAGCTGGATCGAATGGCCCGACAAGGCAACCCGCGATGCGGGAATGAAGAAGATGATGGATCCCGATTTCTCCGATCCGCGGATGGATCAGGAGAAGAACCCGATGCCGTTTGACGGGAAGCGCCTGATTTACGGCGGCTTCGCACCGGTAACTGAACTCAAGGGAGAGTGACGATGGCCAACCGGCATGGCGATTTCATCTGGTATGAACTGATGACCAGTGCGCCTGATGCGGCGCAAGAGTTCTATAGCAGGCTGATCGGGTGGACATTCACGAATAGCGACGCGACGGACACGGACTACCGGCACTTTTCGTCAGCCATCTCCGACGTCGGCGGCGTGTTGCCGCTTACCAGCGAGATGACCGATGGCGGCGCGAGGCCAGCGTGGGTCGGCTATGTCGGTGTCCAAGATGTCGATGCCAGCGTGGCTGCGATCCAGGCGGCCGGGGGCAGCCTCCATATGGAGCCTTGGGACATCCCGGGAGTGGGACGCATAGCATTTGTCGCCGATCCGCAAGGCGCGATGTTCTATGTGATGACCCCGATCCCACCCGAAGGCCAGCCCGATGCGGAAAGCAGGAGCTTCGCCGCGATGGAGCCGATGGAGGGGCACTGCGCGTGGAACGAACTCGCTTCATCCGACCCCGCCTCCGCGAAGGCCTTCTACGGCAAGCAGTTCGGCTGGGTGCAGGATGGCGACATGGATATGGGCGACCTCGGCAAGTACGAATTCTGGAAGGTCGGCGATGACCGCGGCCACATGATCGGCGCGGTCATGCCCCTGATGCCCGGCATGCCGATGAGCGCCTGGACATTTTACTTCCGCGTGCCCGATATCGATGCGGCGGTCGAGTATACCAAGGCCAATGGCGGGACGCCCCTGCAGGAGCCGACCGAAATTCCGGGCGGGGAATTCTCGTTCACCGGTATCGATCCGCAAGGTGCTGGTTTCGGCCTGGTCGGGCCGCGCAAAGGGAGCGAATAGATGGCTGACTTCACATTCTTCACCAATCCGATGAGCCGTGGCCAGATCGCGCGCTGGGCGTTGCACGAGGCCGGAGCGGATTACGATACCGTGCTCGTCGATTGGGCGAACAAGCCCGAAAGTCTGTTCAAGGCCAATCCCCTGGGCAAGGTCCCGACGCTCGTCCACCATCATGGCGATCACGACCATGTTGTGACCGAGGCGGCGGCGATCTGCCACTACATCGCCGAAACCAATCCAGACGCCGGGTTGCTGCCCGGTGCGCATGAGAAGGCTGACTATTTCCGTTATCTCTTCTTTGCTGCGGGGCCGGTCGAGCAGGCCGTGCTGAGCAAGGCGATGGGTTGGGAAGTACCAGCCGAACGCGCCATGACATCCGGGTTCGGCACCTACGACATGGCAATGGACACGCTCGATAAGATGCTGACCGGCCGCAATTTCGTCTGCGGCGACCGCTTCACCATGGCCGACGTCTATGTCGGCAGCCAGGTCGATTGGGGCCTGCAGTTCGGCAGCATCCCGGAGCGCGGCACTTTCACCGCCTATGCCGAAAGGCTTCGGAGCCGCGATGGCTACAAGGAAGCCAAGGCGATCGACATGGCGCTCATCGCGGAGGCACAAAATGCCTGAGCTGGCGAAGCTCCGAACCGTCCTGTGGTATGATGGTGACGCGGAAGAAGCCGCACACTTCTATGCCGCTACTTTCCCCGATAGCTCGGTGGGAGACATCTTTCGCGCTCCTGCCGATTACCCCAGCGGCAAGAAAGGCGATGTACTGACGGTCGATTTCACCGTGCTCGGCCGCAGCTTCGGCGGACTCAACGGCGGCGATAAGTTCAAGCCGAACGAAAGCGTCAGTTCTATGGTCGTGACCGAAGATCAGGAGGAAACCGACCGTTACTGGAACGCCATTGTCGGCAATGGCGGGCAGGAAAGCGCCTGCGGGTGGTGCAAGGACAAATGGGGTTTCAACTGGCAGATCACTCCGCGCGCACTGCTGGAGTCGCAGCAGGCGAGCGGCGATGAAGCCCGCCGCGCATTCGAAGCCATGATGGAGATCGGCAAGATCGACGTTGCGGCAATCGAGGCGGCAGTCGCAGGAAGCTAACCGATCGCGCGCGACTTTCTGAGCAACTGATAGGCCTCGACCACCTTGGTCAGGCGCTTTTCGTATTTGCGATCGCCCCCGTTGCGGTCGGGGTGGTAGCGGCGGACGAGCTCGGAATAGCGCCGCCGCAACCGCCGCCGGTCGGTCTCGAGCCCCAGCCCCATCGTCTCCAGCGCGCGCGCCTCCTCGCGGCTGAAGCGCCCGTCCATCGCCATCGTCGCTTCGCGCTGGGCGCGGCTCTTGATCCCGTTGGCGCGGGCGGAAATCGCGTCGAGCGGATCGTCGAAATCAGCCCAGCGCGGCATGCCGTCGACACCAGCGGTCGGCCGGAAACTCGGGCTCTCGGTACGCCATCCTGCAGCGGGCGATTGGGCGGCCAGGATCTCATCCGCGCTCATGCCTTCGAACCAGTCGTAGCCAGCGTTGAACTCGCGCACATGTTCGAGGCAGAACCAGCGAAAATCGCCCGGGCCGTCAAACCCGTGTCCCATCGACCCCGGTGCCCGGAATTCGCCCGGCTCGTGGCAGGTCGGGTGTTCGCAAACCTTCTCCGAATCCTCGAACCGTCCATGGAACCGTGCCGTGCGCATAGAGCTTAAAGGTGGGGACATGGCGGAAAAAAGCCAATAGGATGTTTCGCATGAAAAGCGCCATCACAGAGGAAATCGAGACAATTCTGGCGGAGAATTTCTCTCCCGACCATCTCGAGGTGATCAATGACAGTTCGCACCATCGCGGCCACGCAGGCGACGATGGCAGCGGCGAATCGCACTTCACGGTGGTTATCGAAAGCGATCTTTTCGCCGGCAAGAGCAGGCTGGAACGTCAACGCATGGTGATCCGCGCGCTCGGCGATATTCCGGGCCAGCGCGTGCATGCACTCGCCATCAGGGCGCGCGCGCCGGGAGAGTGACATGATCGAGCAGACCATCACCCCGACCACGCACGATCTTGGCCAGTTCGAGGTGAGGCGGGCGCTGCCGA
This region of Altererythrobacter sp. CAU 1644 genomic DNA includes:
- a CDS encoding glutathione S-transferase family protein, with translation MADFTFFTNPMSRGQIARWALHEAGADYDTVLVDWANKPESLFKANPLGKVPTLVHHHGDHDHVVTEAAAICHYIAETNPDAGLLPGAHEKADYFRYLFFAAGPVEQAVLSKAMGWEVPAERAMTSGFGTYDMAMDTLDKMLTGRNFVCGDRFTMADVYVGSQVDWGLQFGSIPERGTFTAYAERLRSRDGYKEAKAIDMALIAEAQNA
- a CDS encoding transglycosylase domain-containing protein; translated protein: MFAWLKPSRRRNRTDRFDAGGGEGGFYSLQEPYGNAWDDDRDDDFPASSARSRFAEWDARLGNIDQQFEAEERRRLPFWRPAYWRGQRKRWWAVRIVAGLIALFILIVAWLALTAPLSKSLQPIASPQVTLLASDGTPIARSGAIVEEPVEVERLPDHVVEAFLAIEDRRFYDHWGVDPRGMARALFANVFGGSRQGGSTITQQLAKFTFLTSEQTLTRKGREMLIAFWLEAWLTKDEILERYLSNAYFGDNQYGLRAASLHYFYRQPEKLKPEQAAMLAGLLKAPSRLAPTKNFDLAEQRMKLVVGAMVDAGYLTEAEAARLPTPRLDVRARNTVPTGTYFADWALPIVRQQMERGYSKQTVTTTLDARLQRIASRVIARAPLGEAQVALVAMRPNGEVVAMVGGKDYGQSPFNRATQAKRQPGSTFKLFTYLAAIRAGMEPDDLIENTEITEGGYRPKNARGQYSQSITLEDAFARSSNVAALRLYYQIGGDAVIDTARDLGVTSPLPAGDPSLALGTSTMTLLELTAAYAGVAGNAFPVEPHAFPKDEQDWFEWLTSGEKSLSSRKHKNMEELLRAAINRGTGRAATLSVPNFGKTGTTQDNRDALFVGYAGDLVVGVWIGNDDNSPLKGISGGGLPARIWRDFMRAALTGADGPLPDARPDPEGPIQPLDVPELEDIPFGLDIRNGQVVISGEDGGIPLDIVLDDNGIRIDPERLERIIERRAAERERTADQQEAERQRARDLEEAARELEQQLEEANR
- a CDS encoding VOC family protein, which gives rise to MPELAKLRTVLWYDGDAEEAAHFYAATFPDSSVGDIFRAPADYPSGKKGDVLTVDFTVLGRSFGGLNGGDKFKPNESVSSMVVTEDQEETDRYWNAIVGNGGQESACGWCKDKWGFNWQITPRALLESQQASGDEARRAFEAMMEIGKIDVAAIEAAVAGS
- a CDS encoding J domain-containing protein, with product MRTARFHGRFEDSEKVCEHPTCHEPGEFRAPGSMGHGFDGPGDFRWFCLEHVREFNAGYDWFEGMSADEILAAQSPAAGWRTESPSFRPTAGVDGMPRWADFDDPLDAISARANGIKSRAQREATMAMDGRFSREEARALETMGLGLETDRRRLRRRYSELVRRYHPDRNGGDRKYEKRLTKVVEAYQLLRKSRAIG
- a CDS encoding oxygenase MpaB family protein, producing MADPIETLRLKLVEQVRGVFNDVESGQKPVPPSDEALFERNTPVRMVHADIVAMMVGGIRGLLLQMLHPHALQGVLDHSNFRSDMHGRLRRTARFIAVTTFGHRDDARAAIERVNRIHAKVGGTLPDGTSYSATDPRTLAFVHVAEATSFLAAYLRHVRPDMPGYEQDEYYRQFALVARVLGADPVPESRNEAEALFRELRTELRTSPEAREVAQLVLTQRPEGAPPAVQAMLGAEAVAILPSFARSMLGLSRPGLAALPARAATWGMGKTLRWAFRQ
- a CDS encoding TetR/AcrR family transcriptional regulator — its product is MGTQDKLLNLGEALIRERGFGGFSYADLATAAGIRKASVHHHFPAKADFGLAVLDRYSDRLAITLGDILATSRNGAQALTAAIKLYRDALDGGERMCLCAALAADGSVLTEEMRAMLHRSNRMTCDWIEQVLVSGRRDRSIAVAGDPAEEAVSILAQLQGAQLVAKAAGDPIVFDKAVSTLAARLHRH
- a CDS encoding VOC family protein; this encodes MANRHGDFIWYELMTSAPDAAQEFYSRLIGWTFTNSDATDTDYRHFSSAISDVGGVLPLTSEMTDGGARPAWVGYVGVQDVDASVAAIQAAGGSLHMEPWDIPGVGRIAFVADPQGAMFYVMTPIPPEGQPDAESRSFAAMEPMEGHCAWNELASSDPASAKAFYGKQFGWVQDGDMDMGDLGKYEFWKVGDDRGHMIGAVMPLMPGMPMSAWTFYFRVPDIDAAVEYTKANGGTPLQEPTEIPGGEFSFTGIDPQGAGFGLVGPRKGSE
- a CDS encoding PaaI family thioesterase yields the protein MSDNNSALTPYAQSLGIAIHGDEDGTPVLTVDFSAQIEGRPGAFHGGATSGLLETAGYAVLRKTLDREGRNPQLKPINITVQFLSTGKQKTTYAKGRITRLGRRNANVSVEAWQDDRDRPIATAIMNILMADREG
- a CDS encoding BolA family protein, with the protein product MKSAITEEIETILAENFSPDHLEVINDSSHHRGHAGDDGSGESHFTVVIESDLFAGKSRLERQRMVIRALGDIPGQRVHALAIRARAPGE
- a CDS encoding winged helix-turn-helix transcriptional regulator — encoded protein: MKLQKETKLHGRWYNDACGTAFGLELLGERWSMLVVRELMLGPRRFSDLRASLPGISAKTLTERLTMFEEAGMLVRRRFVSPVPVQAYELTEWGYRAEPVLQELGRWAAMSPGHDPLLPLSPVSFMLSLRTMFDPEKAKGIEARIGFDIGGETFLARMKDGALPIRRDDLDEAQAVFEVPTAPVLAGLFYANVPVEELEREARLTIRGDRKLALRFADIFELPEKLG
- a CDS encoding DUF1428 domain-containing protein codes for the protein MYIDGFVIAVPTANRQKFIDHAKTADSVFIDFGATRVLECWGDDVPEGTQTDFRKAVQAKNDETVVFSWIEWPDKATRDAGMKKMMDPDFSDPRMDQEKNPMPFDGKRLIYGGFAPVTELKGE
- a CDS encoding PaaI family thioesterase — translated: MAQELPPFDPAVSSSFFFQHGHPGWLGMRYHAHGNDWVELELPWREDLLGEEERHVLASGPIISLLDMASGMSIWTATKKFVPVATLDLRVDYQRAARERSSVFGKAECYRTTRSAAFVRGIAHDGDPADPVATMAAVFMTITRDPRNV
- a CDS encoding AAA family ATPase; amino-acid sequence: MQSDYDGTANTLFPEPDTTIDVRDTFGIDVDWQVPAFSLKDERVPDLDEGYVFDPDTTLAILAGFAHNRRVMVQGYHGTGKSTHIEQVAARLKWPSVRVNLDAHISRIDLVGRDAIVLRDGLQVTEFKEGILPWALQHPVALTFDEYDAGRPDVMFVIQRVLEAQGALTLLDQNKVITPNKFFRLFATSNTVGLGDTSGLYHGTQAINQAQMDRWSIVVALNYLEAEVEQEIVKSKSPETDNATIAKMVQVADLTRQGFMNGDISTVMSPRTVMTWAQNAEIFKSIGFAFRLSFLNKCDEAERVLVSEYYQRVFGEDLPSGSAKKLS
- a CDS encoding cupin domain-containing protein, which encodes MRVNADFDAPVAERTAAMDWIASPMPGVERKMLDRIGDEVARATSIVRYAPGSHFAEHTHSGGEEFIVLEGTFQDEHGDYPAGTYVRNPIGTRHIPRSDEGCTIFVKLWQFDERDQEQFAIDLNRQGLKAVTGVDGVSAATLFDGPNETVRLELWAAGAQRGLVDPGGVELLILEGVVEWEGQAFTRHDWIRIPRDQAAPFLAGPDGARVWMKSGHLSHVRVPGP